CCTGTCTTTGATGGTCTccagggtgagagggggaaggTCCCCATACTGTCGGCACAATACGCCCACATTGCTCGAGATCTAAGGACAAATTGAATAAGGGAtacagggaggtggagaggttcAGTTGCATAGAGCCATACCACTACAGCGGGGGTCATCTGACGACGGAATCTTGAATGGTCAAGGCGGTTAGTCTGTCTGACACTGCATGACGACAAGTCAAAAGCCATTGTAGTTAGCTATTAGTAAATACACGATGTACTGACTAAATAGGGACTTCCTGCAAAAATGTTTAATTCAAACCATCTTTTTATATAGATACATTGAAACATAATCTGGCAAAAAAAACTAAGTTATGTATATATGCAGTTTAGAACACGCTCACAGTCACGCCTTATACCAGACTTGGCTAGCTTAGCTAACCATACTCAGTCCTTAAGTCGTAGAAGGCTTCGACATTGATGTAAAATATGTGCCGATAGCCCCAAGTACATTTAAGACATAACCTTTTCTAAAGATTTTCCGTTGTGTGTAATGAACGTTGTGATAGCGATTCAGCATGCTACAGTATTCATGAAAGACGCAGGTAGGTCACAGTGCGATCCACTACCGCTAGGCCATGGGGGCGAGTAGTTCAATGTTATTCAAGAGTTACCCGTGTCTGTTCAATCCACCGCGTTCGCTGGCAGTTGGAAACAAAAGAGTATGGTCGGTGGTTCGCGAGGACCGGGGCAGCAATCACTCTCACAGCAACACCACCCGATGAAAGCCTCGCCGAAGGCCGGGTAAGCGAGCGGACACACTGCGCTAGGACACGGGACGCCATGACTGATTTCAGCTTACTCCCAGCGTGCAAGGCGATCAAGTGCTTCTTCCTGTCACTGAGTTTGCGCAGGATAACCTAAATTGACCCTTGCTTACAACACCCTTAATAAGTTCCAATTCAACATACATGCGTAAATTAGGTGAAATCTGCAATTGTAACAATGTGGTTAGAACAATTCTCTCAAAACTATCACGTGAAGAAATACAACTGTGTCTAAAACGTTCTCATGTATCTTGTACAGAACAAGACTAGAGTAAACGATTGCACTTGAGATCTGTGTTTTATATTAATAGAGCTATATGTGTACAATACGACAATATTTAGATAATTTATTGTAAATAAATTGATTTGTGACATTTGCACTTTATTATAAAAGGAAATATGGAATACATGTGTCTGATCTTAACACACGTTTGATGTTTTCTACAATCATCTTTTGAGGTCTTAAAGCCCCGATTCGGAAGAAGGGAGCGGTTGAGCAGACTGACAGCAGTGcaaaacagacagagaagaCAAGAAGAAAAATTAAGCTTTCTATAGCCTACCACATACATTTTACAGACATGGAATTGTGCGAGATACTGTACAACAAAGCAGAGTATATTGAAACTGTAAGCTTGCTCATTTAATTTGTCAGATAGGTTGTTATTTCTTTGTCAATAGAACCTGTTAGCCAAATCATGCTAGCTACAACGTTCAGTAGCGGTACGTTCGTTAGCTTAACCATCTTGGAAGGCATATTGGGTGGTTAAAGAGTTCGCTACAGATAAGCACAGCAGAGTTTGTTAGTTTGCAGCCAACAAGCAAGCATGACAAGGTTATGTACAAGATGATGATTACTGACGATCTAACTCATGTTCTTTTCGGTCCCATAGGCCTCTGGTAACAAAGTGAGCAGACAGTCTGTACTATGTGGGAGTCAGAACATCGTCCTCAACGGAAAAGTGAGTAGAGCTCGGTTTTATACTTTATTCAATTCAAATGATGTTGCAATGTGATTTATTGTCCCATGTAATAGTAATAGTAGTTTCTCTTAATATACATTATTTTCATTGATGCATATTTGTCTGACGGTCCTCCTTTCCAGACGATTGTAATGAACGACTGCATCATACGGGGAGATCTGGCCAATGTCAGAGTTGGTAGACATTGTGTTGTCAAGAGCCGGAGTGTCATTCGACCGCCTTTTAAGAAGTTTAGCAAAGGGTGAGTGCCCTGCTCTCAGACCTCACCTCAGACATATATTCTGCAGACTGATATTACTGGCACGGTAGAAGCAGGATTGGCTTGTCTTGTCAACATAGACTTggctgtgtctctctatctcttcttaTCCTCCCATCTTTCCTACTTGTCAGGGTGGCTTTCTTCCCCCTGCACATTGGCGACCATGTTTTCATAGAAGAGGACTGTGTGGTTAATGCTGCACAGATAGGCTCCTATGTCCATATCGGCAAGAACTGTGTCATAGTGAGtgccatcaaacacacacacacacacacacacactttcattctTCCTTTCCCTATGCTAGGGGGCATGGATAATCACATGGTGTTAAAATGCACTCTGAGAACTTACTTTGCGATTTTACAATGAGGATAGTGTGGTACCCAAACCAGCCCATCTTATCGTCAGTGATGTCCCTGCTTCAGTTAATAGAGAGATTGATCCTGTTATATTGCAGGGTCGACGCTGTGTGCTGAAGGACTGCTGTAAAATCCTGGACAACACAGTACTGCCCCCTGAGACAGTGGTCCCTCCCTTTACTGTGTTCTCTGGCTGCCCAGGTACAGAATATCCTGTCGTCTTCACAGCCAGTGAGATGAGAAAGAACAAGCATGTTACATGTGTTTTTGTCCTCTAGTCTAGTATAATTGTGATGGAATGTGGTCAAATTCATCTAATTTCAGCCGTGCTGCTATTTTTCCCAGGGTTGTTCTCAGGGGAGCTACCAGAATGTACGCAGGATTTGATGATCGATGTGACCAAGAGCTACTACCAGAAGTTCCTCCCCCTCAGCCAGATCTAGTCCTGCCCTTCAGCCCAACCACAACCTTCCCCTGATTTAGGCT
Above is a window of Hypomesus transpacificus isolate Combined female chromosome 17, fHypTra1, whole genome shotgun sequence DNA encoding:
- the LOC124479977 gene encoding acyl carrier protein, mitochondrial-like, which gives rise to MASRVLAQCVRSLTRPSARLSSGGVAVRVIAAPVLANHRPYSFVSNCQRTRWIEQTRISSNVGVLCRQYGDLPPLTLETIKDRVMYVLKLYDKINPEKLQASSHFMKDLGLDSLDQVEIIMAMEDEFGFEIPDAEAEKLMSPEDIVHYIAEKKDVYE
- the dctn5 gene encoding dynactin subunit 5; amino-acid sequence: MELCEILYNKAEYIETASGNKVSRQSVLCGSQNIVLNGKTIVMNDCIIRGDLANVRVGRHCVVKSRSVIRPPFKKFSKGVAFFPLHIGDHVFIEEDCVVNAAQIGSYVHIGKNCVIGRRCVLKDCCKILDNTVLPPETVVPPFTVFSGCPGLFSGELPECTQDLMIDVTKSYYQKFLPLSQI